A section of the Anas platyrhynchos isolate ZD024472 breed Pekin duck chromosome 37, IASCAAS_PekinDuck_T2T, whole genome shotgun sequence genome encodes:
- the LOC119714864 gene encoding voltage-gated potassium channel subunit beta-2-like isoform X6, with protein MQVSIACTEQSLRSRSAEGGGAGGAGGGAPRIGGGGGGGTGPGPGGGGGPGGRGGGKGGGAKGPAGGGAAAVTEPRRGGPGPPPTGAGMKYRNLGKSGLRVSCLGLGTRGTFGAQICNEAAEQVLSAAFEAGVNLFDTAGASGRTQPPSFLLPPRAEQMLGNVLKSKGWRRSSYVITTRICWGGQSDRGLSRKHVLEGLRGSLQRLQLDYVDVVFAGPRPGPAQTEGPDPTLRLLRLEEAVRALSDAVEQGLALYWGTAGWGPADVMEAYAVARQCNLVAPVCQWAELPPEPRLFRQIGLGAVTWSPVAPSPDEELLPHGAPPGKGHQVEELQPLAQRLGCSVPQLAIAWCLRAEGVSAVLLGAASPELLREQLRALQVLPLLSPSLLQELQGLLGAA; from the exons atgcagGTCTCCATCGCCTGCACCGAGCAGAGCCTGCGGAGCCGCAGCGCcgagggaggaggagcagggggggccggggggggggcgccccgaattggaggggggggaggggggggcaccggccccggcccgggaggggggggggggccgggagggagggggggggggaaggggggaggggcGAAGGGgcccgccggggggggggcagcagcggtGACAGAGCCGCGAAGGGGGggcccgggacccccccccaccggGGCTGGAATGAAATATCG GAACCTGGGGAAGTCGGGGCTGCGGGTGTCCTGCCTCGGCCTGG GTACCCGGGGCACGTTTGGGGCCCAGATCTGCAATgag gcagcagagcaggtgCTGAGCGCCGCCTTCGAGGCCGGCGTGAATTTGTTCGACACCGCGGGGGCTTCAGGCAG gaccCAGCCCCCCAGttttctccttccccccagggcagagcagatgcTGGGCAATGTCCTCAAGAGCAAAGGgtggag gcgctCCAGCTACGTCATCACCACCAGGATCTGCTGGGGGGGGCA GTCCGACCGGGGGCTCTCACGGAAACACGTCCTGGAGG GCCTCCGGGGCTCCCTCCAGCGGCTGCAGCTCGACTACGTCGACGTCGTCTTCGCCGGGCCCCGCCCGGGCCCCGCCCAGACTGAAG GGCCCGACCCGACCCTGCGCCTCCTGCGGCTGGAAG AGGCCGTGCGGGCGCTGAGCGACGccgtggagcaggggctggcccTCTACTGGGGCACCGCGGGCTGGGGGCCCGCCGACGTCATG gaggcGTACGCGGTGGCCCGGCAGTGCAACCTGGTGGCCCCGGTGTGCCAGTGGGCGGAGCTACCACCAGAGCCCCGCCTCTTCCGACAGattg GCCTGGGAGCCGTCACCTGGTCCCCAGTGGCCCCCAGCCCagatgaggagctgctgccccacGGCGCCCCCCCAGGCAAG ggccaccaggtggaggagctgcagccgCTGGCCCAGCGCCTGGGGTGCTCCGTGCCGCAGCTGGCCATag cctggtgCCTGCGCGCCGAGGGGGTCAGCgcggtgctgctgggggctgccagccccGAGCTCCTCCGCGAGCAGCTGCGGGCCCTGCAG gtgctgcccctgctctccccctccctcctgcaggagctgcagggcctCCTAGGGGCCGCTTAG
- the LOC119714864 gene encoding voltage-gated potassium channel subunit beta-2-like isoform X2 has protein sequence MQVSIACTEQSLRSRSAEGGGAGGAGGGAPRIGGGGGGGTGPGPGGGGGPGGRGGGKGGGAKGPAGGGAAAVTEPRRGGPGPPPTGAGMKYRNLGKSGLRVSCLGLGTRGTFGAQICNEAAEQVLSAAFEAGVNLFDTAGASGRAEQMLGNVLKSKGWRRSSYVITTRICWGGQSDRGLSRKHVLEGLRGSLQRLQLDYVDVVFAGPRPGPAQTEGPDPTLRLLRLEEAVRALSDAVEQGLALYWGTAGWGPADVMEAYAVARQCNLVAPVCQWAELPPEPRLFRQIGLGAVTWSPVAPSPDEELLPHGAPPGKGHQVEELQPLAQRLGCSVPQLAIAWCLRAEGVSAVLLGAASPELLREQLRALQPGSCPQKVGTRTPPPKGDAHLLRGAEAAARGEQGTGLRSSSDGSGTLWWAEHVQKKRETVEAAPAVWNKRLLMVMGKP, from the exons atgcagGTCTCCATCGCCTGCACCGAGCAGAGCCTGCGGAGCCGCAGCGCcgagggaggaggagcagggggggccggggggggggcgccccgaattggaggggggggaggggggggcaccggccccggcccgggaggggggggggggccgggagggagggggggggggaaggggggaggggcGAAGGGgcccgccggggggggggcagcagcggtGACAGAGCCGCGAAGGGGGggcccgggacccccccccaccggGGCTGGAATGAAATATCG GAACCTGGGGAAGTCGGGGCTGCGGGTGTCCTGCCTCGGCCTGG GTACCCGGGGCACGTTTGGGGCCCAGATCTGCAATgag gcagcagagcaggtgCTGAGCGCCGCCTTCGAGGCCGGCGTGAATTTGTTCGACACCGCGGGGGCTTCAGGCAG ggcagagcagatgcTGGGCAATGTCCTCAAGAGCAAAGGgtggag gcgctCCAGCTACGTCATCACCACCAGGATCTGCTGGGGGGGGCA GTCCGACCGGGGGCTCTCACGGAAACACGTCCTGGAGG GCCTCCGGGGCTCCCTCCAGCGGCTGCAGCTCGACTACGTCGACGTCGTCTTCGCCGGGCCCCGCCCGGGCCCCGCCCAGACTGAAG GGCCCGACCCGACCCTGCGCCTCCTGCGGCTGGAAG AGGCCGTGCGGGCGCTGAGCGACGccgtggagcaggggctggcccTCTACTGGGGCACCGCGGGCTGGGGGCCCGCCGACGTCATG gaggcGTACGCGGTGGCCCGGCAGTGCAACCTGGTGGCCCCGGTGTGCCAGTGGGCGGAGCTACCACCAGAGCCCCGCCTCTTCCGACAGattg GCCTGGGAGCCGTCACCTGGTCCCCAGTGGCCCCCAGCCCagatgaggagctgctgccccacGGCGCCCCCCCAGGCAAG ggccaccaggtggaggagctgcagccgCTGGCCCAGCGCCTGGGGTGCTCCGTGCCGCAGCTGGCCATag cctggtgCCTGCGCGCCGAGGGGGTCAGCgcggtgctgctgggggctgccagccccGAGCTCCTCCGCGAGCAGCTGCGGGCCCTGCAG cCTGGAAGTTGTCCCCAGAAGGTAGGCACACGCACACCCCCCCCAAAAGGAGATGCCCATCTCCTCCGTggtgctgaggcagcagcacgTGGAGAGCAAGGGactgggctccggtcctccAGCGATGGTTCCG gaaccttgtggtgggcagagcacgtgcagaagaagagggagacagTCGAAGCCGCTCCTGCAGTCTGGAACAAAAGGTTGCTAATGGTGATGGGGAAACCGTGA
- the LOC119714864 gene encoding voltage-gated potassium channel subunit beta-2-like isoform X4, with product MQVSIACTEQSLRSRSAEGGGAGGAGGGAPRIGGGGGGGTGPGPGGGGGPGGRGGGKGGGAKGPAGGGAAAVTEPRRGGPGPPPTGAGMKYRNLGKSGLRVSCLGLGTRGTFGAQICNEAAEQVLSAAFEAGVNLFDTAGASGRTQPPSFLLPPRAEQMLGNVLKSKGWRRSSYVITTRICWGGQSDRGLSRKHVLEGLRGSLQRLQLDYVDVVFAGPRPGPAQTEGPDPTLRLLRLEEAVRALSDAVEQGLALYWGTAGWGPADVMEAYAVARQCNLVAPVCQWAELPPEPRLFRQIGLGAVTWSPVAPSPDEELLPHGAPPGKGHQVEELQPLAQRLGCSVPQLAIAWCLRAEGVSAVLLGAASPELLREQLRALQPGSCPQKVGTRTPPPKGDAHLLRGAEAAARGEQGTGLRSSSDGSAAVASSPFPSRDVQVFSTLL from the exons atgcagGTCTCCATCGCCTGCACCGAGCAGAGCCTGCGGAGCCGCAGCGCcgagggaggaggagcagggggggccggggggggggcgccccgaattggaggggggggaggggggggcaccggccccggcccgggaggggggggggggccgggagggagggggggggggaaggggggaggggcGAAGGGgcccgccggggggggggcagcagcggtGACAGAGCCGCGAAGGGGGggcccgggacccccccccaccggGGCTGGAATGAAATATCG GAACCTGGGGAAGTCGGGGCTGCGGGTGTCCTGCCTCGGCCTGG GTACCCGGGGCACGTTTGGGGCCCAGATCTGCAATgag gcagcagagcaggtgCTGAGCGCCGCCTTCGAGGCCGGCGTGAATTTGTTCGACACCGCGGGGGCTTCAGGCAG gaccCAGCCCCCCAGttttctccttccccccagggcagagcagatgcTGGGCAATGTCCTCAAGAGCAAAGGgtggag gcgctCCAGCTACGTCATCACCACCAGGATCTGCTGGGGGGGGCA GTCCGACCGGGGGCTCTCACGGAAACACGTCCTGGAGG GCCTCCGGGGCTCCCTCCAGCGGCTGCAGCTCGACTACGTCGACGTCGTCTTCGCCGGGCCCCGCCCGGGCCCCGCCCAGACTGAAG GGCCCGACCCGACCCTGCGCCTCCTGCGGCTGGAAG AGGCCGTGCGGGCGCTGAGCGACGccgtggagcaggggctggcccTCTACTGGGGCACCGCGGGCTGGGGGCCCGCCGACGTCATG gaggcGTACGCGGTGGCCCGGCAGTGCAACCTGGTGGCCCCGGTGTGCCAGTGGGCGGAGCTACCACCAGAGCCCCGCCTCTTCCGACAGattg GCCTGGGAGCCGTCACCTGGTCCCCAGTGGCCCCCAGCCCagatgaggagctgctgccccacGGCGCCCCCCCAGGCAAG ggccaccaggtggaggagctgcagccgCTGGCCCAGCGCCTGGGGTGCTCCGTGCCGCAGCTGGCCATag cctggtgCCTGCGCGCCGAGGGGGTCAGCgcggtgctgctgggggctgccagccccGAGCTCCTCCGCGAGCAGCTGCGGGCCCTGCAG cCTGGAAGTTGTCCCCAGAAGGTAGGCACACGCACACCCCCCCCAAAAGGAGATGCCCATCTCCTCCGTggtgctgaggcagcagcacgTGGAGAGCAAGGGactgggctccggtcctccAGCGATGGTTCCG ctgccgtcgcatcctctcctttcccctccagggATGTGCAGGTTTTCTCCACGTTGCTCTGA
- the LOC119714864 gene encoding voltage-gated potassium channel subunit beta-2-like isoform X5 gives MQVSIACTEQSLRSRSAEGGGAGGAGGGAPRIGGGGGGGTGPGPGGGGGPGGRGGGKGGGAKGPAGGGAAAVTEPRRGGPGPPPTGAGMKYRNLGKSGLRVSCLGLGTRGTFGAQICNEAAEQVLSAAFEAGVNLFDTAGASGRRSSYVITTRICWGGQSDRGLSRKHVLEGLRGSLQRLQLDYVDVVFAGPRPGPAQTEGPDPTLRLLRLEEAVRALSDAVEQGLALYWGTAGWGPADVMEAYAVARQCNLVAPVCQWAELPPEPRLFRQIGLGAVTWSPVAPSPDEELLPHGAPPGKGHQVEELQPLAQRLGCSVPQLAIAWCLRAEGVSAVLLGAASPELLREQLRALQPGSCPQKVGTRTPPPKGDAHLLRGAEAAARGEQGTGLRSSSDGSGTLWWAEHVQKKRETVEAAPAVWNKRLLMVMGKP, from the exons atgcagGTCTCCATCGCCTGCACCGAGCAGAGCCTGCGGAGCCGCAGCGCcgagggaggaggagcagggggggccggggggggggcgccccgaattggaggggggggaggggggggcaccggccccggcccgggaggggggggggggccgggagggagggggggggggaaggggggaggggcGAAGGGgcccgccggggggggggcagcagcggtGACAGAGCCGCGAAGGGGGggcccgggacccccccccaccggGGCTGGAATGAAATATCG GAACCTGGGGAAGTCGGGGCTGCGGGTGTCCTGCCTCGGCCTGG GTACCCGGGGCACGTTTGGGGCCCAGATCTGCAATgag gcagcagagcaggtgCTGAGCGCCGCCTTCGAGGCCGGCGTGAATTTGTTCGACACCGCGGGGGCTTCAGGCAG gcgctCCAGCTACGTCATCACCACCAGGATCTGCTGGGGGGGGCA GTCCGACCGGGGGCTCTCACGGAAACACGTCCTGGAGG GCCTCCGGGGCTCCCTCCAGCGGCTGCAGCTCGACTACGTCGACGTCGTCTTCGCCGGGCCCCGCCCGGGCCCCGCCCAGACTGAAG GGCCCGACCCGACCCTGCGCCTCCTGCGGCTGGAAG AGGCCGTGCGGGCGCTGAGCGACGccgtggagcaggggctggcccTCTACTGGGGCACCGCGGGCTGGGGGCCCGCCGACGTCATG gaggcGTACGCGGTGGCCCGGCAGTGCAACCTGGTGGCCCCGGTGTGCCAGTGGGCGGAGCTACCACCAGAGCCCCGCCTCTTCCGACAGattg GCCTGGGAGCCGTCACCTGGTCCCCAGTGGCCCCCAGCCCagatgaggagctgctgccccacGGCGCCCCCCCAGGCAAG ggccaccaggtggaggagctgcagccgCTGGCCCAGCGCCTGGGGTGCTCCGTGCCGCAGCTGGCCATag cctggtgCCTGCGCGCCGAGGGGGTCAGCgcggtgctgctgggggctgccagccccGAGCTCCTCCGCGAGCAGCTGCGGGCCCTGCAG cCTGGAAGTTGTCCCCAGAAGGTAGGCACACGCACACCCCCCCCAAAAGGAGATGCCCATCTCCTCCGTggtgctgaggcagcagcacgTGGAGAGCAAGGGactgggctccggtcctccAGCGATGGTTCCG gaaccttgtggtgggcagagcacgtgcagaagaagagggagacagTCGAAGCCGCTCCTGCAGTCTGGAACAAAAGGTTGCTAATGGTGATGGGGAAACCGTGA
- the LOC119714864 gene encoding voltage-gated potassium channel subunit beta-3-like isoform X9, with protein sequence MQVSIACTEQSLRSRSAEGGGAGGAGGGAPRIGGGGGGGTGPGPGGGGGPGGRGGGKGGGAKGPAGGGAAAVTEPRRGGPGPPPTGAGMKYRNLGKSGLRVSCLGLGTRGTFGAQICNEAAEQVLSAAFEAGVNLFDTAGASGRTQPPSFLLPPRAEQMLGNVLKSKGWRRSSYVITTRICWGGQSDRGLSRKHVLEGLRGSLQRLQLDYVDVVFAGPRPGPAQTEGPDPTLRLLRLEEAVRALSDAVEQGLALYWGTAGWGPADVMEAYAVARQCNLVAPVCQWAELPPEPRLFRQIGLGAVTWSPVAPSPDEELLPHGAPPGKPGACAPRGSARCCWGLPAPSSSASSCGPCRSCRAS encoded by the exons atgcagGTCTCCATCGCCTGCACCGAGCAGAGCCTGCGGAGCCGCAGCGCcgagggaggaggagcagggggggccggggggggggcgccccgaattggaggggggggaggggggggcaccggccccggcccgggaggggggggggggccgggagggagggggggggggaaggggggaggggcGAAGGGgcccgccggggggggggcagcagcggtGACAGAGCCGCGAAGGGGGggcccgggacccccccccaccggGGCTGGAATGAAATATCG GAACCTGGGGAAGTCGGGGCTGCGGGTGTCCTGCCTCGGCCTGG GTACCCGGGGCACGTTTGGGGCCCAGATCTGCAATgag gcagcagagcaggtgCTGAGCGCCGCCTTCGAGGCCGGCGTGAATTTGTTCGACACCGCGGGGGCTTCAGGCAG gaccCAGCCCCCCAGttttctccttccccccagggcagagcagatgcTGGGCAATGTCCTCAAGAGCAAAGGgtggag gcgctCCAGCTACGTCATCACCACCAGGATCTGCTGGGGGGGGCA GTCCGACCGGGGGCTCTCACGGAAACACGTCCTGGAGG GCCTCCGGGGCTCCCTCCAGCGGCTGCAGCTCGACTACGTCGACGTCGTCTTCGCCGGGCCCCGCCCGGGCCCCGCCCAGACTGAAG GGCCCGACCCGACCCTGCGCCTCCTGCGGCTGGAAG AGGCCGTGCGGGCGCTGAGCGACGccgtggagcaggggctggcccTCTACTGGGGCACCGCGGGCTGGGGGCCCGCCGACGTCATG gaggcGTACGCGGTGGCCCGGCAGTGCAACCTGGTGGCCCCGGTGTGCCAGTGGGCGGAGCTACCACCAGAGCCCCGCCTCTTCCGACAGattg GCCTGGGAGCCGTCACCTGGTCCCCAGTGGCCCCCAGCCCagatgaggagctgctgccccacGGCGCCCCCCCAGGCAAG cctggtgCCTGCGCGCCGAGGGGGTCAGCgcggtgctgctgggggctgccagccccGAGCTCCTCCGCGAGCAGCTGCGGGCCCTGCAG gagctgcagggcctCCTAG
- the LOC119714864 gene encoding voltage-gated potassium channel subunit beta-3-like isoform X7, which produces MQVSIACTEQSLRSRSAEGGGAGGAGGGAPRIGGGGGGGTGPGPGGGGGPGGRGGGKGGGAKGPAGGGAAAVTEPRRGGPGPPPTGAGMKYRNLGKSGLRVSCLGLGTRGTFGAQICNEAAEQVLSAAFEAGVNLFDTAGASGRTQPPSFLLPPRAEQMLGNVLKSKGWRRSSYVITTRICWGGQSDRGLSRKHVLEGLRGSLQRLQLDYVDVVFAGPRPGPAQTEGPDPTLRLLRLEEAVRALSDAVEQGLALYWGTAGWGPADVMEAYAVARQCNLVAPVCQWAELPPEPRLFRQIGLGAVTWSPVAPSPDEELLPHGAPPGKGHQVEELQPLAQRLGCSVPQLAIAWCLRAEGVSAVLLGAASPELLREQLRALQELQGLLGAA; this is translated from the exons atgcagGTCTCCATCGCCTGCACCGAGCAGAGCCTGCGGAGCCGCAGCGCcgagggaggaggagcagggggggccggggggggggcgccccgaattggaggggggggaggggggggcaccggccccggcccgggaggggggggggggccgggagggagggggggggggaaggggggaggggcGAAGGGgcccgccggggggggggcagcagcggtGACAGAGCCGCGAAGGGGGggcccgggacccccccccaccggGGCTGGAATGAAATATCG GAACCTGGGGAAGTCGGGGCTGCGGGTGTCCTGCCTCGGCCTGG GTACCCGGGGCACGTTTGGGGCCCAGATCTGCAATgag gcagcagagcaggtgCTGAGCGCCGCCTTCGAGGCCGGCGTGAATTTGTTCGACACCGCGGGGGCTTCAGGCAG gaccCAGCCCCCCAGttttctccttccccccagggcagagcagatgcTGGGCAATGTCCTCAAGAGCAAAGGgtggag gcgctCCAGCTACGTCATCACCACCAGGATCTGCTGGGGGGGGCA GTCCGACCGGGGGCTCTCACGGAAACACGTCCTGGAGG GCCTCCGGGGCTCCCTCCAGCGGCTGCAGCTCGACTACGTCGACGTCGTCTTCGCCGGGCCCCGCCCGGGCCCCGCCCAGACTGAAG GGCCCGACCCGACCCTGCGCCTCCTGCGGCTGGAAG AGGCCGTGCGGGCGCTGAGCGACGccgtggagcaggggctggcccTCTACTGGGGCACCGCGGGCTGGGGGCCCGCCGACGTCATG gaggcGTACGCGGTGGCCCGGCAGTGCAACCTGGTGGCCCCGGTGTGCCAGTGGGCGGAGCTACCACCAGAGCCCCGCCTCTTCCGACAGattg GCCTGGGAGCCGTCACCTGGTCCCCAGTGGCCCCCAGCCCagatgaggagctgctgccccacGGCGCCCCCCCAGGCAAG ggccaccaggtggaggagctgcagccgCTGGCCCAGCGCCTGGGGTGCTCCGTGCCGCAGCTGGCCATag cctggtgCCTGCGCGCCGAGGGGGTCAGCgcggtgctgctgggggctgccagccccGAGCTCCTCCGCGAGCAGCTGCGGGCCCTGCAG gagctgcagggcctCCTAGGGGCCGCTTAG
- the LOC119714864 gene encoding voltage-gated potassium channel subunit beta-2-like isoform X1, translated as MQVSIACTEQSLRSRSAEGGGAGGAGGGAPRIGGGGGGGTGPGPGGGGGPGGRGGGKGGGAKGPAGGGAAAVTEPRRGGPGPPPTGAGMKYRNLGKSGLRVSCLGLGTRGTFGAQICNEAAEQVLSAAFEAGVNLFDTAGASGRTQPPSFLLPPRAEQMLGNVLKSKGWRRSSYVITTRICWGGQSDRGLSRKHVLEGLRGSLQRLQLDYVDVVFAGPRPGPAQTEGPDPTLRLLRLEEAVRALSDAVEQGLALYWGTAGWGPADVMEAYAVARQCNLVAPVCQWAELPPEPRLFRQIGLGAVTWSPVAPSPDEELLPHGAPPGKGHQVEELQPLAQRLGCSVPQLAIAWCLRAEGVSAVLLGAASPELLREQLRALQPGSCPQKVGTRTPPPKGDAHLLRGAEAAARGEQGTGLRSSSDGSGTLWWAEHVQKKRETVEAAPAVWNKRLLMVMGKP; from the exons atgcagGTCTCCATCGCCTGCACCGAGCAGAGCCTGCGGAGCCGCAGCGCcgagggaggaggagcagggggggccggggggggggcgccccgaattggaggggggggaggggggggcaccggccccggcccgggaggggggggggggccgggagggagggggggggggaaggggggaggggcGAAGGGgcccgccggggggggggcagcagcggtGACAGAGCCGCGAAGGGGGggcccgggacccccccccaccggGGCTGGAATGAAATATCG GAACCTGGGGAAGTCGGGGCTGCGGGTGTCCTGCCTCGGCCTGG GTACCCGGGGCACGTTTGGGGCCCAGATCTGCAATgag gcagcagagcaggtgCTGAGCGCCGCCTTCGAGGCCGGCGTGAATTTGTTCGACACCGCGGGGGCTTCAGGCAG gaccCAGCCCCCCAGttttctccttccccccagggcagagcagatgcTGGGCAATGTCCTCAAGAGCAAAGGgtggag gcgctCCAGCTACGTCATCACCACCAGGATCTGCTGGGGGGGGCA GTCCGACCGGGGGCTCTCACGGAAACACGTCCTGGAGG GCCTCCGGGGCTCCCTCCAGCGGCTGCAGCTCGACTACGTCGACGTCGTCTTCGCCGGGCCCCGCCCGGGCCCCGCCCAGACTGAAG GGCCCGACCCGACCCTGCGCCTCCTGCGGCTGGAAG AGGCCGTGCGGGCGCTGAGCGACGccgtggagcaggggctggcccTCTACTGGGGCACCGCGGGCTGGGGGCCCGCCGACGTCATG gaggcGTACGCGGTGGCCCGGCAGTGCAACCTGGTGGCCCCGGTGTGCCAGTGGGCGGAGCTACCACCAGAGCCCCGCCTCTTCCGACAGattg GCCTGGGAGCCGTCACCTGGTCCCCAGTGGCCCCCAGCCCagatgaggagctgctgccccacGGCGCCCCCCCAGGCAAG ggccaccaggtggaggagctgcagccgCTGGCCCAGCGCCTGGGGTGCTCCGTGCCGCAGCTGGCCATag cctggtgCCTGCGCGCCGAGGGGGTCAGCgcggtgctgctgggggctgccagccccGAGCTCCTCCGCGAGCAGCTGCGGGCCCTGCAG cCTGGAAGTTGTCCCCAGAAGGTAGGCACACGCACACCCCCCCCAAAAGGAGATGCCCATCTCCTCCGTggtgctgaggcagcagcacgTGGAGAGCAAGGGactgggctccggtcctccAGCGATGGTTCCG gaaccttgtggtgggcagagcacgtgcagaagaagagggagacagTCGAAGCCGCTCCTGCAGTCTGGAACAAAAGGTTGCTAATGGTGATGGGGAAACCGTGA
- the LOC119714864 gene encoding voltage-gated potassium channel subunit beta-2-like isoform X3 translates to MQVSIACTEQSLRSRSAEGGGAGGAGGGAPRIGGGGGGGTGPGPGGGGGPGGRGGGKGGGAKGPAGGGAAAVTEPRRGGPGPPPTGAGMKYRNLGKSGLRVSCLGLGTRGTFGAQICNEAAEQVLSAAFEAGVNLFDTAGASGRTQPPSFLLPPRAEQMLGNVLKSKGWRRSSYVITTRICWGGQSDRGLSRKHVLEGLRGSLQRLQLDYVDVVFAGPRPGPAQTEEAVRALSDAVEQGLALYWGTAGWGPADVMEAYAVARQCNLVAPVCQWAELPPEPRLFRQIGLGAVTWSPVAPSPDEELLPHGAPPGKGHQVEELQPLAQRLGCSVPQLAIAWCLRAEGVSAVLLGAASPELLREQLRALQPGSCPQKVGTRTPPPKGDAHLLRGAEAAARGEQGTGLRSSSDGSGTLWWAEHVQKKRETVEAAPAVWNKRLLMVMGKP, encoded by the exons atgcagGTCTCCATCGCCTGCACCGAGCAGAGCCTGCGGAGCCGCAGCGCcgagggaggaggagcagggggggccggggggggggcgccccgaattggaggggggggaggggggggcaccggccccggcccgggaggggggggggggccgggagggagggggggggggaaggggggaggggcGAAGGGgcccgccggggggggggcagcagcggtGACAGAGCCGCGAAGGGGGggcccgggacccccccccaccggGGCTGGAATGAAATATCG GAACCTGGGGAAGTCGGGGCTGCGGGTGTCCTGCCTCGGCCTGG GTACCCGGGGCACGTTTGGGGCCCAGATCTGCAATgag gcagcagagcaggtgCTGAGCGCCGCCTTCGAGGCCGGCGTGAATTTGTTCGACACCGCGGGGGCTTCAGGCAG gaccCAGCCCCCCAGttttctccttccccccagggcagagcagatgcTGGGCAATGTCCTCAAGAGCAAAGGgtggag gcgctCCAGCTACGTCATCACCACCAGGATCTGCTGGGGGGGGCA GTCCGACCGGGGGCTCTCACGGAAACACGTCCTGGAGG GCCTCCGGGGCTCCCTCCAGCGGCTGCAGCTCGACTACGTCGACGTCGTCTTCGCCGGGCCCCGCCCGGGCCCCGCCCAGACTGAAG AGGCCGTGCGGGCGCTGAGCGACGccgtggagcaggggctggcccTCTACTGGGGCACCGCGGGCTGGGGGCCCGCCGACGTCATG gaggcGTACGCGGTGGCCCGGCAGTGCAACCTGGTGGCCCCGGTGTGCCAGTGGGCGGAGCTACCACCAGAGCCCCGCCTCTTCCGACAGattg GCCTGGGAGCCGTCACCTGGTCCCCAGTGGCCCCCAGCCCagatgaggagctgctgccccacGGCGCCCCCCCAGGCAAG ggccaccaggtggaggagctgcagccgCTGGCCCAGCGCCTGGGGTGCTCCGTGCCGCAGCTGGCCATag cctggtgCCTGCGCGCCGAGGGGGTCAGCgcggtgctgctgggggctgccagccccGAGCTCCTCCGCGAGCAGCTGCGGGCCCTGCAG cCTGGAAGTTGTCCCCAGAAGGTAGGCACACGCACACCCCCCCCAAAAGGAGATGCCCATCTCCTCCGTggtgctgaggcagcagcacgTGGAGAGCAAGGGactgggctccggtcctccAGCGATGGTTCCG gaaccttgtggtgggcagagcacgtgcagaagaagagggagacagTCGAAGCCGCTCCTGCAGTCTGGAACAAAAGGTTGCTAATGGTGATGGGGAAACCGTGA